One Paramisgurnus dabryanus chromosome 10, PD_genome_1.1, whole genome shotgun sequence genomic region harbors:
- the LOC135739278 gene encoding trace amine-associated receptor 13c-like, with protein sequence MAYKTENPETQYCFPDINSSCIKTKRSTHEYNIMYVFFSLLSVWTVILNLLVIISISHFKKLHTPTNMLILSLAVTDLLVGLIGMPLEAIKLIETCWYFGNTICRLFLTIMGLLLNTSLGNLALIAVDRYVAVCHPLLYPQKITTTRTIIIICVCWFCSSAYNISIIITTSQRKFTCYGECTIIITFALTIIDLFLSFLFPCTIIITLYLKIFYVAHHQVKVINSLMRSGKHLTEGSVRRKSESKAALTLGIIVMVYLFCWIPFFILTLIPNTSMTSVIAYFILWMLYINSALNPLIYAIFYPWFRKSVKHILNLSKIFKPA encoded by the coding sequence ATGGCCTATAAGACAGAAAATCCTGAGACTCAATACTGCTTTCCTGACATTAACTCATCATGCATCAAGACAAAACGCTCCACACATGAATACAAtatcatgtatgtgtttttttcattgctgTCAGTATGGACTGTGATTCTGAATCTGCTGGTgatcatctccatctctcacttcaagAAGCTTCACACTCCAACCAACATGCTCATTCTCTCTCTGGCTGTGACCGACCTGCTCGTAGGACTTATTGGCATGCCCTTGGAGGCAATTAAGTTGATTGAAACATGCTGGTACTTTGGAAACACTATCTGTAGACTGTTTTTAACAATCATGGGATTGCTCCTCAATACATCTCTGGGTAATTTAGCTTTAATAGCTGTTGACCGTTATGTGGCTGTGTGTCACCCTCTGCTGTACCCACAGAAAATAACAACGACCAGAACAATAATTATTATCTGTGTTTGCTGGTTCTGCTCTTCAGCTTATAACATTTCAATTATTATAACTACCTCACAAAGAAAATTCACATGTTATGGAGAATGTACAATTATCATTACTTTTGCCTTGACAATCATTGACTTGTTCCTGTCTTTCCTGTTTCCTTGTACCATCATTATAACTTTATATTTGAAAATCTTCTATGTCGCACATCATCAAGTGAAAGTTATAAACTCTCTGATGAGGAGTGGAAAACATCTAACAGAAGGTTCAGTGAGGAGGAAATCTGAGAGTAAAGCCGCTCTGACATTAGGAATCATTGTGATGGTATATCTGTTTTGCTGGATtcccttttttattttaactctaATACCAAACACAAGCATGACATCTGTTATAGCCTATTTTATATTATGGATGTTGTATATTAATTCAGCTCTGAATCCTCTCATCTACGCTATATTTTACCCCTGGTTTAGAAAATCAGTTAAACACATCTTAAATCTATCCAAAATATTTAAGCCTGCATAA
- the LOC135739271 gene encoding trace amine-associated receptor 13c-like, with protein MDYEPEDHETQYCFPAINSSCIKTKRSTHEYNIMYVFFSLLSVWTVFLNLLVIISISHFKKLHTPTNMLILSLAVTDLFVGLIVMPLEAIRLIETCWYFGDTICRLFLIITGLLLNTSLSNLVLIAVDRYVAVCHPLLYPQKITMTRTIIIICVSWFYSSAYNISIVITTSQRKYTCYGECTFMIIFALTIIDLFLSFLLPCTIIITLYLRIFYVAHQQVKVINSLMRSGKHLTEGSVRRKSESKAALTLGIIVTVYLFCWIPYYSLTLTPNTSMTSAIAYFMLWMLYINSGLNPLIYAIFYPWFKTSVKHILNLYKIFKAA; from the coding sequence ATGGACTATGAGCCAGAAGATCATGAGACTCAATACTGCTTTCCTGCCATTAACTCATCATGCATCAAGACAAAACGCTCCACACATGAATACAAtatcatgtatgtgtttttttcattgctgTCAGTATGGACTGTGTTTCTGAATCTGCTGGTgatcatctccatctctcacttcaagAAGCTTCACACTCCAACCAACATGCTCATTCTTTCTCTGGCTGTGACCGACCTGTTCGTAGGACTCATTGTCATGCCCTTGGAGGCAATTAGGTTGATTGAAACATGTTGGTACTTTGGAGACACTATCTGTAGACTGTTTTTAATAATCACGGGATTGCTTCTCAATACATCTCTgagtaatttagttttaataGCTGTTGACCGTTATGTGGCTGTGTGTCACCCTCTGCTGTACCCACAGAAAATAACGATGACTAGAACAATAATTATTATCTGTGTTTCCTGGTTCTACTCTTCAGCTTATAACATTTCAATTGTTATAACTActtcacaaagaaaatataCATGTTATGGAGAATGTACATTTATGATTATTTTTGCCTTGACCATCATTGACCTGTTCCTATCTTTCCTGCTTCCTTGTACCATCATTATAACTTTATATTTGAGAATCTTCTATGTTGCACATCAGCAAGTGAAAGTTATAAACTCTCTGATGAGGAGTGGAAAACATCTAACAGAAGGTTCAGTGAGGAGGAAATCTGAGAGCAAAGCCGCTCTGACATTAGGAATCATTGTGACGGTTTATCTGTTTTGCTGGATTCCCTATTATAGTTTAACTCTAACACCAAACACAAGCATGACTTCTGCTATAGcttattttatgttatggatgTTGTATATTAATTCAGGTCTGAATCCTCTCATCTATGCAATATTTTACCCCTGGTTTAAAACGTCAGTTAAGCACATCCTAAATCTATAcaaaatttttaaggcagcataA
- the LOC135739261 gene encoding trace amine-associated receptor 13c-like, with protein MAYKTEDHETQYCFPAINSSCIKTKRSTHEYNIMYVFFSLLSVWTVFLNLLVIISISHFKKLHTPTNMLILSLAVADLLIGLIVMPLEAIKLIETCWYFGDTICRLFIIIMGLLICTSLSNLVLIAVDRYVAVCHPLLYPQKITMTRTITIICVSWFCSLAYNISVIITNSQRKYTCYGECTIIITFAWTVTDLFVSFLLPCTVIITLYLRIFYVAHQQVKVINSLMRSGKHLTEGSVKGKSESKAALTLGIIVTVYLFCWIPYFILTLTPNTSKTSVIAYFILWMVYISSGLNPLIYAIFYPWFKTSVKHILNLSKIFKPT; from the coding sequence ATGGCCTATAAGACAGAAGATCATGAGACTCAATACTGCTTTCCTGCCATTAACTCATCATGCATCAAGACAAAACGCTCCACACATGAATACAAtatcatgtatgtgtttttttcattgctgTCAGTATGGACTGTGTTTCTGAATCTGCTGGTgatcatctccatctctcacttcaagAAGCTTCACACTCCAACCAACATGCTCATTCTCTCTCTGGCTGTGGCCGACCTGCTCATAGGACTTATTGTCATGCCTTTGGAGGCGATTAAGTTGATTGAAACATGTTGGTACTTTGGAGACACTATCTGTAGACTGTTTATAATAATCATGGGATTGCTCATCTGTACATCTCTaagtaatttagttttaataGCTGTTGACCGTTATGTGGCTGTGTGTCACCCTCTGCTGTACCCACAGAAAATAACAATGACTAGAACAATAACTATTATCTGTGTTTCTTGGTTCTGCTCTTTAGCTTATAACATTTCAGTTATTATAACTAACTCAcaaagaaaatacacatgttatGGAGAATGTACAATTATCATTACTTTTGCCTGGACAGTCACTGACCTGTTTGTATCTTTCCTGCTTCCTTGTACCGTCATTATAACTTTATATTTGAGAATCTTCTATGTCGCACATCAGCAAGTGAAAGTTATAAACTCTCTGATGAGGAGTGGAAAACATCTAACAGAAGGTTCAGTGAAGGGGAAATCTGAGAGCAAAGCCGCTCTGACATTAGGAATCATTGTGACGGTTTATCTGTTTTGCTGGATTCcctattttattttaactctAACACCAAACACAAGCAAGACTTCTGTTATAGCCTATTTTATATTATGGATGGTATATATTAGTTCAGGTCTTAATCCACTCATCTATGCTATTTTTTATCCCTGGTTTAAAACGTCAGTTAAACACATCCTAAATCTATCAAAAATATTTAAGCCAACATAA